Genomic window (Candidatus Woesearchaeota archaeon):
AAGCTGCTTAAATCTTTTTCTAAATCAAAGAGGATAATTAAGATTAGATTATGATTTAAGAAAAAAATGATTGATTATTCCAATATTATGAAGAGAAATTAAAAAAAGATTAAAGAGAGATTAAAGAAAGATTAAAGAAAAATAATTGAATAATGAAATCTTTAAGATTAAATCCTTAAAAAAAGATAATTAAAAAAAATCCTTGGCTCACTTCTGCTTTGGAGCAACCTTTTCAATCTTTATCTGGTATTGAAGGGGAAGCTTGTAGGATGCCTCTTTCAGCGCCTTTTTTGCAACAGCAAGGTTTGCCTCATTAACGCATGCCTCAAAAACAACCTTTCCCTGCTTGATTCTTGCTGCAACACCTATTGGCTTTCCGAAAGGAGCTGCCATTCCTGTGCTTGTTCTGTCTGCTCCTGCTCCGCTTGCCATTGATTTTTCCCTGAGAATCTGATGGGGATAAGTCCTTATCATAAGCCGG
Coding sequences:
- a CDS encoding 50S ribosomal protein L16, whose translation is KLSLIAKSSLQIRQEALESARQISNRILEKLGKSNFRLMIRTYPHQILREKSMASGAGADRTSTGMAAPFGKPIGVAARIKQGKVVFEACVNEANLAVAKKALKEASYKLPLQYQIKIEKVAPKQK